The following proteins come from a genomic window of Salvia hispanica cultivar TCC Black 2014 chromosome 4, UniMelb_Shisp_WGS_1.0, whole genome shotgun sequence:
- the LOC125221656 gene encoding DEAD-box ATP-dependent RNA helicase 39-like, with product MAITAKALSTSLPRCLFLHRHFRFSLPLHVHRPPLHKFRSLCTAAVEEAESLQPLKHSILLERLRQRHLKESPQPPKLRHAGAEIEGSRRKKGAAPETASTFQELGLSEEVMGALGEMGITDPTEIQRIGIPAVLHGKSVVLGSHTGSGKTLAYLLPLVQLLRRDEDLHGMLMKPRRPRAVVLCPTRELCEQVFRVSKSISHHARFRSTMVSGGGRLKPQEDSLNSPIDMVVGTPGRVLQHIEEGNLVYGDIRYVVLDEADTMFDRGFGPDIRKFLAPLRSRASKLDGLGFQTVLVTATMTTAVQKLVDEEFQGIAHLRTSSLHKKIASARHDFVKLSGSENKLEALLQVLEPSLAKGNRVMVFCNTLSSSRAVDHFLSENQISTVNYHGEVPAEQRVENLEKFKSNDGDCPTLVCTDLAARGLDLDVDHVIMFDFPSNSIDYLHRTGRTARMGAKGKVTSLIARKNLILATRIEEAIMKNESLESLSVDRIKRDLARSHINQQKGQNEKREMTSSLKRKAQATSTKPSDARGKATVAKKSSFSKSTKAPMISKPKKKVVKVVKTSNSSGSGNSRGTSSGGRKHSGGRNKGGAGSQSKLNVVGFRGRSSVKAA from the exons ATGGCCATAACAGCAAAAGCTCTCTCCACATCTCTACCAAGATGCCTCTTTTTACACCGCCACTTTCGCTTCTCCCTTCCATTACACGTTCACCGCCCTCCTCTCCACAAATTCCGCTCCCTTTGCACCGCCGCCGTTGAAGAGGCCGAATCACTGCAGCCCTTGAAGCATTCCATTCTCCTTGAAAGACTCAGGCAGCGCCACCTCAAGGAATCCCCCCAGCCTCCTAAATTGAGGCATGCTGGTGCCGAAATTGAGGGTTCGAGGAGGAAGAAGGGCGCTGCGCCGGAGACGGCGTCGACTTTTCAGGAGCTGGGTTTGAGCGAGGAAGTGATGGGGGCATTGGGGGAAATGGGGATTACGGACCCTACAGAGATTCAGCGTATTGGGATTCCGGCTGTCCTCCATGGGAAGAGCGTGGTTTTGGGGTCTCATACTGGTTCTGGCAAGACTCTGGCTTACCTTCTCCCTCTTGTTCAG TTGCTGAGAAGGGATGAGGATTTGCACGGTATGCTGATGAAGCCCAGACGCCCACGGGCTGTTGTTCTGTGCCCAACGAGGGAGCTGTGTGAGCAG GTGTTCCGTGTTTCCAAGTCCATTAGCCACCATGCACGATTCAGATCAACCATGGTAAGTGGTGGTGGGCGTTTAAAGCCTCAAGAAGATTCCTTGAACAGCCCCATTGACATGGTTGTGGGGACCCCTGGCCGGGTTTTGCAACATATAGAGGAAGGAAATTTGGTTTATGGGGACATCAGATATGTG GTGTTGGATGAAGCTGACACCATGTTTGATCGTGGATTTGGCCCTGACATCCGAAAATTTCTTGCTCCACTGAGGAGTCGTGCATCTAAGCTGGATGGTCTAGGTTTTCAAACAGTATTAGTAACTGCAACAATGACAACG GCAGTGCAAAAGCTGGTTGATGAGGAATTCCAGGGAATTGCTCATCTACGTACCTCTTCACTCCATAAGAAGATTGCTTCTGCTCGTCATGATTTCGTCAAACTCTCAGGTTCCGAGAATAAACTGGAAGCCTTATTACAG GTTCTAGAGCCAAGTTTAGCAAAAGGAAACAGAGTGATGGTTTTCTGCAATACATTGAGCTCCAGTCGAGCTGTGGATCACTTTTTATCTGAAAACCAAATCTCTACGGTCAATTACCATGGAGAGGTTCCTGCTGAACAAAG GGTTGAGAATCTGGAAAAGTTTAAGAGCAATGATGGAGATTGCCCCACTTTAGTCTGTACAGATCTGGCTGCTAGGGGTTTGGACTTGGATGTCGACCATGttattatgtttgattttccCTCGAATTCT ATCGATTATCTCCATCGTACTGGACGAACTGCTCGTATGGGGGCAAAAG gGAAGGTGACAAGTTTGATCGCTAGAAAGAATTTGATTTTGGCCACCCGCATTGAGGAAGCAATAATGAAAAACGAGAGCTTGGAATCCCTATCCGTTGATAGAATCAAAAGGGATCTTGCCAGATCACACATAAATCAGCAGAAGGGACAAAAtgagaaaagggaaatgaccTCCAGCTTAAAAAGGAAGGCTCAAGCCACCTCAACAAAACCATCCGATGCTCGCGGAAAAGCAACAGTCGCCAAGAAAAGCTCTTTTTCTAAATCTACAAAAGCTCCCATGATTTCCAAGCCTAAGAAGAAGGTGGTTAAGGTTGTCAAAACGTCAAATTCTTCGGGATCTGGCAACTCAAGAGGTACGTCTTCTGGTGGGAGGAAGCATTCAGGGGGAAGAAACAAAGGAGGGGCTGGATCTCAGTCAAAACTAAACGTTGTTGGATTCAGAGGCCGGAGCAGTGTGAAGGCTGCTTGA
- the LOC125221655 gene encoding type IV inositol polyphosphate 5-phosphatase 3-like isoform X2, whose translation MKLHKMRSHRQHQQLSWRRTVLRKWLNIPSSNSDFSADSDFSSDSDSEQDFSEKASRFKNEKLDHVNFDAKEFYDRPKDSRFKNELAQQLNIDTNEALPRLRRRNSETVRAQYIKSKEIRICAATWNVGGLAPDDDLDLDGWLDIAEPADIYVIGFQEIIPLNAGNIFGAEDTLPVQKWENIIRRTLNRVSPMTRFKSYSGPPSPSTFQPTEDAINIEDEVALESDSDIEEGFYPVNEDTSGFYDGGTDFVFDDSSFPEDSAHFDRALEKELLQSSSSRRLDRSQCLKIDDNEENIKESKIQYTKILSKTLSGTEKIGLSWPEPPLDLLGQHILEKPNSFGSAKSFKTLKSLQTNSSFKSSSTNESTMKSDLKALASIDLDSLINRKRRPAYVRIVSKQMVGLFITVWVRRSLRRYIQNVNVSAVGVGAMGYIGNKGAVSVSMSVHQTVLCFVCTHLTAGEKEVDAVKRNADVHEIHRRSRFNFCSAMGLPYRIYDHERIIWLGDLNYRINLPYDQTRELISKKDWPKLLEQDQLVRELKKGRAFDGWSEGSLSFAPTYKYELNSNTYIGEDPKAGRRTPAWCDRILSFGKGMRLVDYRRSEIKLSDHRPVTATYMVEVEVFSQKKLQRALTFTDAEVKEEDIVTDVGVNTEFNLPMLEEDASY comes from the exons ATGAAGCTACACAAGATGCGAAGCCACCGCCAGCACCAGCAG CTGTCGTGGCGCCGCACGGTGCTTCGCAAGTGGCTCAACATACCCTCCAGTAACTCCGATTTCTCCGCTGACAGCGACTTCAGCTCCGACTCCGATTCCGAACAAG ATTTTTCTGAGAAGGCCTCCAggttcaaaaatgaaaagctTGATCATGTTAACTTTGATGCTAAAG AGTTTTATGATAGGCCCAAAGACTCCAGGTTCAAGAATGAATTAGCTCAACAACTCAACATTGATACTAATG AGGCTCTTCCTAGGTTAAGACGGCGCAATTCAGAGACAGTCAGAGCTCAGTACATTAAATCCAAGGAAATCAG GATATGTGCCGCCACCTGGAACGTTGGAGGACTTGCTCCAGACGATGACCTCGATCTCGATGGTTGGCTAGACATTGCTGAGCCTGCTGATATATACGTGATCGG CTTTCAGGAGATTATCCCGTTGAATGCTGGTAACATATTTGGAGCTGAAGATACCCTCCCTGTCCAAAAATGGGAAAACATCATTCGTAGAACTCTCAACCGAGTTTCACCAATGACTAGGTTCAAGAGCTATAGTGGTCCTCCTAGTCCATCGACGTTTCAGCCAACCGAGGATGCCATAAATATAGAAGACGAAGTTGCACTTGAATCAGACAGTGATATCGAGGAAGGATTCTACCCAGTGAATGAGGATACGTCTGGTTTTTATGATGGGGGAactgattttgtttttgatgATTCCTCTTTCCCCGAGGACTCTGCTCACTTCGACAGGGCACTGGAAAAAGAGTTGCTGCAGTCGTCTTCCTCCAGAAGATTAGACAGATCGCAGTGCTTAAAGATCGATGATAATGAGGAAAACATCAAAGAGTCTAAAATTCAGTACACTAAGATATTATCCAAAACACTTAGTGGTACAGAAAAGATAGGCTTAAGCTGGCCGGAGCCACCACTTGATCTTTTAGGTCAGCATATTTTGGAGAAGCCTAATTCCTTCGGTTCTGCTAAATCCTTCAAGACTCTGAAATCTCTCCAGACAAACAGCTCTTTCAAATCTAGTTCAACAAATGAAAGTACAATGAAGTCCGACTTGAAAGCACTAGCATCAATCGACCTTGACTCCCTGATAAACCGGAAAAGAAGGCCGGCCTATGTTAGAATAGTGAGCAAGCAAATGGTTGGACTTTTTATTACAGTATGGGTGCGGAGGAGCTTGCGAAGATATATACAAAATGTGAACGTGTCTGCTGTTGGTGTTGGTGCCATGGGCTATATTGGCAACAAG GGAGCGGTATCAGTTAGTATGTCGGTACATCAGACAGTCTTATGTTTCGTTTGTACTCATCTAACAGCAGGAGAAAAGGAAGTAGATGCAGTCAAGAGAAATGCTGATGTGCATGAGATTCATAGACGGAGCCGTTTCAACTTTTGTTCTGCTATGGGGCTTCCTTATAGGATTTATGACCATGA GAGAATTATCTGGCTTGGTGACCTTAACTATCGAATCAACTTGCCTTATGATCAAACAAGAGAGCTGATATCCAAGAAGGACTggcccaagttacttgagcaGGACCAG CTGGTGAGAGAGCTCAAGAAAGGCCGAGCATTTGATGGGTGGTCGGAAGGTTCTCTGAGCTTCGCTCCAACGTACAAATACGAGTTAAATTCCAACACTTACATCGGTGAGGACCCAAAAGCTGGTAGAAGAACACCTGCATG GTGTGATCGCATTCTATCCTTTGGGAAGGGAATGAGGTTGGTCGACTACAGAAGATCCGAGATCAAATTATCTGACCACCGCCCAGTGACAGCCACGTACATGGTGGAAGTCGAAGTATTTTCTCAGAAGAAGTTGCAACGAGCACTCACTTTCACTGATGCCGAAGTTAAAGAAGAGGATATTGTAACGGATGTGGGAGTTAATACTGAATTTAACCTGCCAATGCTAGAAGAG GACGCTTCATATTAG
- the LOC125221655 gene encoding type IV inositol polyphosphate 5-phosphatase 3-like isoform X1: protein MIFMDRICCNIVFVFVFLQLSWRRTVLRKWLNIPSSNSDFSADSDFSSDSDSEQDFSEKASRFKNEKLDHVNFDAKEFYDRPKDSRFKNELAQQLNIDTNEALPRLRRRNSETVRAQYIKSKEIRICAATWNVGGLAPDDDLDLDGWLDIAEPADIYVIGFQEIIPLNAGNIFGAEDTLPVQKWENIIRRTLNRVSPMTRFKSYSGPPSPSTFQPTEDAINIEDEVALESDSDIEEGFYPVNEDTSGFYDGGTDFVFDDSSFPEDSAHFDRALEKELLQSSSSRRLDRSQCLKIDDNEENIKESKIQYTKILSKTLSGTEKIGLSWPEPPLDLLGQHILEKPNSFGSAKSFKTLKSLQTNSSFKSSSTNESTMKSDLKALASIDLDSLINRKRRPAYVRIVSKQMVGLFITVWVRRSLRRYIQNVNVSAVGVGAMGYIGNKGAVSVSMSVHQTVLCFVCTHLTAGEKEVDAVKRNADVHEIHRRSRFNFCSAMGLPYRIYDHERIIWLGDLNYRINLPYDQTRELISKKDWPKLLEQDQLVRELKKGRAFDGWSEGSLSFAPTYKYELNSNTYIGEDPKAGRRTPAWCDRILSFGKGMRLVDYRRSEIKLSDHRPVTATYMVEVEVFSQKKLQRALTFTDAEVKEEDIVTDVGVNTEFNLPMLEEDASY, encoded by the exons ATGATTTTTATGGATAGGATTTGCTGCAacattgtgtttgtgtttgtgtttttgcAGCTGTCGTGGCGCCGCACGGTGCTTCGCAAGTGGCTCAACATACCCTCCAGTAACTCCGATTTCTCCGCTGACAGCGACTTCAGCTCCGACTCCGATTCCGAACAAG ATTTTTCTGAGAAGGCCTCCAggttcaaaaatgaaaagctTGATCATGTTAACTTTGATGCTAAAG AGTTTTATGATAGGCCCAAAGACTCCAGGTTCAAGAATGAATTAGCTCAACAACTCAACATTGATACTAATG AGGCTCTTCCTAGGTTAAGACGGCGCAATTCAGAGACAGTCAGAGCTCAGTACATTAAATCCAAGGAAATCAG GATATGTGCCGCCACCTGGAACGTTGGAGGACTTGCTCCAGACGATGACCTCGATCTCGATGGTTGGCTAGACATTGCTGAGCCTGCTGATATATACGTGATCGG CTTTCAGGAGATTATCCCGTTGAATGCTGGTAACATATTTGGAGCTGAAGATACCCTCCCTGTCCAAAAATGGGAAAACATCATTCGTAGAACTCTCAACCGAGTTTCACCAATGACTAGGTTCAAGAGCTATAGTGGTCCTCCTAGTCCATCGACGTTTCAGCCAACCGAGGATGCCATAAATATAGAAGACGAAGTTGCACTTGAATCAGACAGTGATATCGAGGAAGGATTCTACCCAGTGAATGAGGATACGTCTGGTTTTTATGATGGGGGAactgattttgtttttgatgATTCCTCTTTCCCCGAGGACTCTGCTCACTTCGACAGGGCACTGGAAAAAGAGTTGCTGCAGTCGTCTTCCTCCAGAAGATTAGACAGATCGCAGTGCTTAAAGATCGATGATAATGAGGAAAACATCAAAGAGTCTAAAATTCAGTACACTAAGATATTATCCAAAACACTTAGTGGTACAGAAAAGATAGGCTTAAGCTGGCCGGAGCCACCACTTGATCTTTTAGGTCAGCATATTTTGGAGAAGCCTAATTCCTTCGGTTCTGCTAAATCCTTCAAGACTCTGAAATCTCTCCAGACAAACAGCTCTTTCAAATCTAGTTCAACAAATGAAAGTACAATGAAGTCCGACTTGAAAGCACTAGCATCAATCGACCTTGACTCCCTGATAAACCGGAAAAGAAGGCCGGCCTATGTTAGAATAGTGAGCAAGCAAATGGTTGGACTTTTTATTACAGTATGGGTGCGGAGGAGCTTGCGAAGATATATACAAAATGTGAACGTGTCTGCTGTTGGTGTTGGTGCCATGGGCTATATTGGCAACAAG GGAGCGGTATCAGTTAGTATGTCGGTACATCAGACAGTCTTATGTTTCGTTTGTACTCATCTAACAGCAGGAGAAAAGGAAGTAGATGCAGTCAAGAGAAATGCTGATGTGCATGAGATTCATAGACGGAGCCGTTTCAACTTTTGTTCTGCTATGGGGCTTCCTTATAGGATTTATGACCATGA GAGAATTATCTGGCTTGGTGACCTTAACTATCGAATCAACTTGCCTTATGATCAAACAAGAGAGCTGATATCCAAGAAGGACTggcccaagttacttgagcaGGACCAG CTGGTGAGAGAGCTCAAGAAAGGCCGAGCATTTGATGGGTGGTCGGAAGGTTCTCTGAGCTTCGCTCCAACGTACAAATACGAGTTAAATTCCAACACTTACATCGGTGAGGACCCAAAAGCTGGTAGAAGAACACCTGCATG GTGTGATCGCATTCTATCCTTTGGGAAGGGAATGAGGTTGGTCGACTACAGAAGATCCGAGATCAAATTATCTGACCACCGCCCAGTGACAGCCACGTACATGGTGGAAGTCGAAGTATTTTCTCAGAAGAAGTTGCAACGAGCACTCACTTTCACTGATGCCGAAGTTAAAGAAGAGGATATTGTAACGGATGTGGGAGTTAATACTGAATTTAACCTGCCAATGCTAGAAGAG GACGCTTCATATTAG